A single window of Rhodococcus jostii RHA1 DNA harbors:
- a CDS encoding 4-hydroxy-3-methylbut-2-enyl diphosphate reductase, producing the protein MSSAVPLNVGITRSADSGASRADGEKRVLLAEPRGYCAGVDRAVETVEKALEKHGAPIYVRKEIVHNRHVVDTLTDQGVVFVDETDEVPEGALLVFSAHGVSPAVHESAAARNLRTIDATCPLVTKVHQEAKRFARDDFDILLIGHEGHEEVEGTAGEAPDHVQLVDGPDSVDAVTVRDESKVIWLSQTTLSVDETMQTVARLRERFPNLQDPPSDDICYATQNRQVAVKAMAPECDLVIVVGSRNSSNSVRLVEVALNAGAKASYLVDYAREVDPAWLDGVRTVGITSGASVPEILVRGVIDLLDEHGFHDVQPVTTANETLVFALPRELRAART; encoded by the coding sequence ATGTCTTCGGCTGTTCCACTCAATGTGGGTATCACACGTTCGGCAGATTCGGGGGCGTCGCGTGCCGACGGCGAGAAGCGGGTACTGCTCGCGGAGCCCCGCGGCTACTGCGCCGGCGTGGACCGCGCCGTCGAGACGGTGGAGAAGGCGCTCGAGAAGCACGGCGCCCCGATCTACGTCCGCAAGGAGATCGTCCACAACCGGCACGTCGTCGATACGCTCACCGATCAGGGTGTCGTCTTCGTCGACGAGACCGACGAGGTTCCGGAGGGCGCGCTGCTGGTGTTCTCCGCCCACGGCGTGTCTCCCGCGGTCCACGAATCAGCTGCGGCGCGCAACCTGCGCACCATCGACGCCACGTGCCCGCTGGTCACGAAGGTCCACCAGGAAGCCAAGCGCTTCGCCCGCGACGACTTCGACATCCTCCTGATCGGCCACGAGGGCCACGAGGAAGTGGAGGGCACCGCCGGTGAAGCCCCCGATCACGTGCAACTGGTCGACGGGCCCGACTCCGTCGACGCGGTGACGGTCCGCGACGAATCGAAGGTCATCTGGTTGTCGCAGACCACGTTGAGCGTCGACGAGACGATGCAGACGGTTGCCCGGCTGCGGGAGCGTTTCCCCAATCTGCAGGACCCCCCGAGCGACGACATCTGCTACGCCACCCAGAACCGTCAGGTGGCGGTCAAGGCGATGGCACCCGAATGCGACCTCGTCATCGTCGTCGGATCCCGCAACTCCTCGAATTCCGTTCGTCTCGTCGAGGTCGCTCTGAACGCGGGCGCGAAGGCGTCGTACCTGGTGGACTACGCGCGCGAAGTGGATCCGGCCTGGCTCGACGGCGTCCGGACGGTCGGGATCACGTCCGGTGCGTCCGTGCCGGAGATCCTGGTGCGCGGTGTGATCGATCTACTCGACGAACACGGATTTCACGACGTCCAGCCGGTCACCACCGCCAACGAGACACTGGTCTTCGCACTGCCGCGCGAGCTGCGCGCCGCGCGGACCTGA
- a CDS encoding AI-2E family transporter, which translates to MTEKEAPAPSGSAITKPDRGHLIGVGAMWVAKWSLVLVAISLGALLFGWIIEKLWVIVLPVLLAVVVCTVLWPPTRAMTRRRIPPAAAAATSLVVFIAVVAGIIAGIVPSVVNQAPELANKATQGINQVQDWLKGPPINLQDDQIDQGIHTIVVKVQESGTVIASGVFTGVSTASSLLLTLGLVLVLSFFFIKDGPRFIPWLHSVGGGRAGRHLEVVLGRMWDTLGGFIRTQALVSLIDAVFIGAGLLILGVPLAPVLAILTFIGGFVPIVGAFVAGALAVLVALVANGLTTAVIVLIIILVVQQIEGNVLQPVLQSKSMKLHAVVVLLAVTAGGSVFGIVGAFLAVPAAAVAAVVVRYIGEQIDEHSAESNIADAVAANDDLDDAEREGVTVDEAAVAPKAD; encoded by the coding sequence GTGACGGAGAAGGAAGCCCCGGCACCGTCCGGGAGCGCAATCACGAAACCGGACCGCGGGCATCTCATCGGGGTGGGTGCGATGTGGGTGGCCAAGTGGTCGCTGGTCCTCGTGGCCATCTCGCTGGGCGCGTTGTTGTTCGGGTGGATCATCGAAAAGCTGTGGGTGATCGTCCTCCCCGTGCTGCTGGCCGTCGTGGTGTGCACGGTGCTGTGGCCGCCGACGCGGGCGATGACGAGACGGCGTATCCCCCCGGCGGCGGCCGCCGCGACGTCGCTCGTCGTGTTCATCGCCGTCGTCGCCGGAATCATCGCGGGCATCGTGCCGTCCGTGGTCAACCAGGCACCCGAGCTGGCCAACAAGGCCACCCAGGGCATCAACCAGGTGCAGGACTGGTTGAAGGGTCCGCCGATCAACCTGCAGGACGATCAGATCGACCAGGGCATCCACACCATCGTCGTGAAGGTGCAGGAAAGTGGGACGGTCATCGCGTCCGGTGTGTTCACCGGCGTCAGCACCGCCAGCTCCCTGCTGCTCACACTCGGCCTCGTGCTGGTGCTGTCGTTCTTCTTCATCAAGGACGGCCCGCGGTTCATCCCGTGGCTGCACTCCGTCGGCGGCGGCCGCGCGGGCCGTCACCTCGAAGTGGTGCTGGGCCGCATGTGGGACACGCTCGGCGGGTTCATCCGGACGCAGGCACTGGTCAGCCTCATCGACGCCGTCTTCATCGGCGCCGGACTGCTCATTCTCGGTGTGCCGCTCGCACCGGTCCTCGCGATCCTGACGTTCATCGGTGGCTTCGTCCCGATCGTCGGTGCGTTCGTCGCCGGTGCTCTCGCCGTGCTCGTCGCGTTGGTGGCCAACGGTCTCACCACCGCGGTGATCGTGCTGATCATCATCCTCGTGGTGCAGCAGATCGAGGGCAACGTGCTGCAGCCCGTTCTCCAGAGCAAGAGCATGAAACTGCACGCCGTCGTGGTTCTGCTCGCCGTCACCGCCGGTGGCTCCGTGTTCGGGATCGTCGGCGCCTTCCTCGCGGTGCCCGCCGCCGCCGTCGCCGCCGTGGTGGTGCGCTACATCGGTGAGCAGATCGACGAGCACAGCGCCGAAAGCAACATCGCCGACGCCGTCGCCGCGAACGACGACCTCGACGACGCCGAACGGGAGGGCGTCACCGTCGACGAGGCCGCCGTCGCGCCCAAGGCGGACTGA
- a CDS encoding YbdD/YjiX family protein: MNRVVGAVRTAWWWTGSLMGDHDYSRYVEHLRRNHPEAEVPTEREYWKARYADADANPGARCC, encoded by the coding sequence ATGAATAGGGTCGTGGGGGCCGTCCGGACCGCCTGGTGGTGGACGGGGTCGCTGATGGGCGACCACGACTACAGCAGGTACGTCGAACACCTTCGCCGGAACCATCCGGAGGCCGAGGTGCCGACCGAGCGCGAGTACTGGAAGGCCCGCTACGCGGACGCCGACGCGAACCCGGGTGCCCGCTGCTGCTGA
- a CDS encoding exonuclease SbcCD subunit D: protein MRILHTSDWHIGRTFHGVDLLTDQARVLDAIAALVAEHGVDVVVVPGDVYDRSIPSADAVTVCNRGFEAIRDAGAVIVATSGNHDSAARLGAGAAFSRAGGLHLMTTVAGIGSPVVLDDEHGPVAFYGIPYLEPEITRAQLDVPTARSHAEILDAAMDRVCADLDGRNDTGPRTRSVVLAHAFVVGAEATGSERSISVGGVETVSASAFGGVDYVALGHLHSPQTLAENIRYSGSPLPYSFGERTHSKAVYLVDLDADGLRAVERVDLPVVRGLRQLTGTVQELLEDDTFRDAEDCYVSAVLTDPERPVDAMRSLQTRFPFAVHLEWQRPEGGDDLRYRDKVHGRSDLQITRSFLTDVRSEPSTGEIRLVEAALGFAGRSGEGTAEVVALEQTA, encoded by the coding sequence ATGAGGATCCTGCACACTTCGGACTGGCACATCGGACGCACGTTCCACGGGGTGGACCTGCTCACCGACCAGGCCCGTGTGCTCGACGCGATCGCCGCCCTCGTCGCCGAGCACGGCGTGGACGTCGTCGTCGTTCCCGGGGACGTGTACGACCGGTCGATCCCCAGCGCGGACGCCGTCACCGTGTGCAACCGCGGATTCGAAGCGATCCGGGACGCCGGTGCGGTCATCGTCGCCACGTCCGGGAACCACGACTCCGCGGCGCGGCTCGGGGCGGGTGCCGCGTTCTCCCGCGCGGGCGGGCTGCACCTCATGACGACGGTCGCCGGGATCGGCTCGCCCGTGGTGCTCGACGACGAGCACGGTCCCGTCGCGTTCTACGGCATTCCCTATCTCGAGCCCGAGATCACCCGCGCGCAACTGGACGTGCCGACCGCCCGCTCGCACGCCGAGATCCTCGACGCCGCGATGGACCGCGTCTGCGCCGACCTCGACGGTCGCAACGACACCGGTCCGCGCACCAGGTCCGTCGTCCTGGCGCACGCGTTCGTCGTGGGCGCAGAGGCCACCGGATCGGAGAGGTCCATCTCCGTCGGCGGCGTCGAGACGGTGTCGGCGTCGGCCTTCGGCGGGGTCGACTACGTCGCGCTCGGCCACCTCCACTCGCCGCAGACCCTCGCCGAGAACATCCGGTACTCGGGTTCGCCGCTGCCGTATTCCTTCGGCGAGCGCACCCACAGCAAGGCGGTCTACCTCGTGGATCTCGACGCCGACGGACTGCGCGCCGTCGAGCGGGTCGACCTGCCGGTGGTCCGCGGTCTCCGGCAACTGACCGGGACGGTGCAGGAGTTGCTCGAGGACGACACGTTCCGCGACGCCGAGGACTGCTACGTGTCGGCGGTGCTCACCGACCCGGAACGTCCGGTCGACGCCATGCGCTCACTCCAGACGCGATTCCCGTTCGCCGTGCACCTCGAGTGGCAACGCCCCGAAGGCGGCGACGATCTGCGCTACCGCGACAAGGTCCACGGGCGCAGCGATCTGCAGATCACGCGCAGCTTCCTCACCGACGTGCGCAGCGAGCCGTCGACCGGCGAGATCCGGCTGGTGGAGGCCGCACTCGGCTTCGCCGGCCGGTCCGGCGAAGGCACCGCCGAGGTCGTCGCTCTGGAACAGACGGCATGA
- a CDS encoding AAA family ATPase, protein MRLHRLEVEAFGPFAGSVEVDFDRLGADGLFLLHGHTGAGKTTILDAVAFALYGTVPGARKDGKRLLSDHAPAGSVPTVTLEATIAGRHLRLVRSPEFERPKRRGSGTIKENAKATLTWLDGRGENLSRIPDIADEVGRLMGMSADQFFQVVLLPQGEFAKFLRADNEERGQLLERLFDTTRFGTVEEWFLDRRRTSAHDLDEHQRAVDVLLARVATAAGIEGGADADPVTWAHKLEAEARETRDLAADDLQTAKSQAKVTRDALTEARRVLELQNRRRRAEAELEAHAAGADRRAVLVAELADARRAEPVATVARDADAARAKAAAAARNVEAITDGLRSTVGGADLVSELSWPPTADEREHIRSRIRAWRDEIVRLDGALAESLAADRLAVEVDRLRTRQVELAEAGDALSREREQLPLALREAEKALDSAQKARAAVPGLVDARDRAADAASAAADLRTRRAERDRLERGVLDARRQHQDAREHWLDLLQRRIAGMAAELAGTLEDGVPCQVCGSSEHPQPAEPSELSVTKTDEDKALAAEQKAAAAMTTATEKLGAVERAIGVLVQRGGDGDADELAQALTAAETAVGEATALGDEVERRSASLTELRDRESHLQERSRDLGVDAATVAERITASTTQLGEIRARVSEAAGDDPSVEARRARLDALAESASELLDARDAGAGAESAARELAAKAETLAGDAGFDSTADAVAAVRTAARQGEIEAVLTAARDAEVGARSVLDDPEVVAVAEADPVELASVQHAHDVAAEVVNVAVAAASDAERRLLDLERFVGQLDKAAEAIAPMQAAHEELAALAEVIAGRGQNARKMSLRSYVLAARLEEVAVSASARLGRMSAGRYEFVHSDEAGPRGRRGGLGLDIRDDYTGVVRSAKTLSGGESFLASLSLALGLADVVAAESGGVVLDTMFIDEGFGTLDADTLDSVMGVLDELRDGGRVVGIVSHVDEMRQRIPSRLHVIRGRTGSTVEVVAG, encoded by the coding sequence ATGAGGCTGCATCGACTCGAGGTCGAAGCCTTCGGGCCGTTCGCAGGATCCGTGGAAGTCGACTTCGATCGGCTCGGCGCCGACGGGCTCTTTCTGCTGCACGGTCATACCGGCGCCGGTAAGACGACGATCCTCGACGCGGTGGCGTTCGCGCTGTACGGCACGGTGCCCGGGGCACGGAAGGACGGCAAGCGCCTTCTGTCCGACCACGCGCCCGCCGGTTCCGTTCCGACGGTGACGCTCGAGGCGACGATCGCGGGCCGGCATCTGCGACTCGTCCGCAGCCCGGAGTTCGAGCGTCCCAAGCGCCGTGGGTCGGGGACCATCAAGGAAAACGCGAAGGCCACGCTCACCTGGCTCGACGGTCGCGGGGAGAACCTGTCACGAATCCCCGACATCGCCGACGAGGTCGGGCGGCTGATGGGCATGAGCGCCGACCAGTTCTTCCAGGTGGTCCTGCTGCCGCAGGGAGAGTTCGCGAAGTTCCTGCGCGCCGACAACGAAGAACGCGGTCAGCTTCTGGAGAGGCTGTTCGACACCACCCGATTCGGGACGGTGGAGGAGTGGTTCCTCGACCGCAGGCGAACCAGCGCCCACGACCTGGACGAGCATCAACGGGCCGTCGACGTCCTGCTGGCGCGGGTCGCGACTGCCGCAGGCATCGAGGGGGGCGCCGACGCCGATCCGGTGACCTGGGCTCACAAGCTCGAGGCCGAGGCGCGCGAGACTCGCGACCTGGCCGCGGACGACCTGCAGACGGCCAAGAGTCAGGCGAAGGTGACCCGCGATGCGCTGACGGAGGCGCGCCGTGTCCTCGAACTGCAGAACCGCAGGCGGCGAGCCGAGGCGGAACTCGAGGCGCACGCAGCGGGAGCGGACCGGCGGGCGGTCCTCGTCGCCGAATTGGCGGATGCGCGACGGGCCGAACCGGTCGCGACCGTGGCACGCGACGCCGACGCCGCCCGGGCCAAGGCCGCGGCCGCCGCGCGGAACGTCGAGGCGATCACGGACGGGTTGCGTTCGACGGTGGGCGGCGCCGATCTCGTGTCGGAGTTGTCGTGGCCTCCGACCGCCGACGAACGGGAGCACATCCGGTCGCGTATCCGCGCCTGGCGTGATGAGATCGTCCGCCTCGACGGGGCACTCGCCGAATCCCTCGCCGCCGACCGGCTCGCTGTCGAAGTGGATCGGCTGCGTACCCGGCAGGTCGAACTCGCCGAGGCCGGCGACGCGCTGTCCCGGGAGCGCGAACAATTGCCGCTCGCTCTGAGGGAAGCGGAGAAGGCGCTCGACTCGGCGCAGAAGGCCCGCGCCGCGGTGCCCGGGCTCGTCGATGCCCGGGACCGGGCGGCCGACGCTGCCTCGGCGGCGGCGGATCTCCGCACCCGCCGGGCCGAGCGGGATCGGCTCGAGCGCGGTGTGCTCGATGCCCGGCGACAGCATCAGGACGCGCGGGAGCACTGGCTCGACCTTCTGCAACGTCGGATCGCGGGCATGGCAGCCGAATTGGCGGGCACGCTCGAGGACGGTGTCCCGTGCCAGGTGTGCGGTTCATCCGAGCACCCGCAGCCTGCCGAACCGTCCGAGCTGTCGGTGACGAAGACCGACGAGGACAAGGCCCTCGCCGCGGAGCAGAAGGCCGCGGCGGCGATGACGACCGCGACCGAGAAACTGGGCGCGGTGGAGCGCGCGATCGGCGTGCTCGTCCAGCGCGGTGGCGACGGTGACGCGGACGAACTCGCCCAGGCACTCACGGCCGCGGAGACGGCGGTGGGGGAGGCGACTGCGCTCGGCGACGAGGTCGAGCGTCGGTCCGCGTCGCTCACCGAGCTACGGGACCGCGAGAGTCACCTGCAGGAACGGTCGCGGGACCTGGGCGTCGACGCCGCCACCGTCGCCGAGAGGATCACGGCGAGCACGACACAGCTCGGGGAGATCCGGGCCCGGGTGAGCGAGGCGGCGGGCGACGACCCGAGCGTGGAGGCGCGCCGCGCACGACTCGATGCGCTCGCCGAGTCCGCATCCGAGCTGCTCGACGCGCGGGACGCCGGTGCCGGAGCCGAGTCGGCGGCCCGTGAACTCGCGGCCAAGGCCGAAACACTGGCCGGCGACGCCGGTTTCGACAGCACTGCCGACGCCGTGGCCGCGGTCCGGACGGCCGCCCGTCAGGGCGAGATCGAGGCCGTCCTCACGGCGGCGCGAGACGCCGAGGTCGGGGCGCGCAGCGTGCTCGACGACCCCGAGGTCGTTGCCGTCGCCGAGGCGGATCCCGTGGAACTGGCGTCCGTCCAGCACGCGCACGACGTGGCCGCGGAGGTCGTGAACGTCGCCGTCGCGGCGGCGTCCGACGCCGAGCGCCGTCTGCTCGATCTGGAACGGTTCGTCGGTCAGCTCGACAAGGCCGCCGAGGCGATTGCGCCGATGCAGGCCGCGCACGAGGAGCTGGCTGCCCTCGCCGAGGTGATCGCGGGCCGTGGCCAGAACGCCAGGAAGATGTCGCTGCGATCGTATGTGCTGGCGGCCCGGCTGGAAGAGGTGGCCGTCTCGGCATCCGCGCGGCTCGGCCGGATGTCGGCGGGACGGTACGAGTTCGTCCACAGCGACGAGGCCGGTCCGCGAGGCCGCCGCGGCGGTCTGGGGCTGGACATCCGCGACGACTACACCGGGGTGGTGCGTTCGGCCAAGACCCTGTCCGGTGGTGAGTCGTTCCTGGCGTCGCTGTCGCTGGCGCTCGGTCTCGCCGATGTCGTCGCGGCGGAGTCGGGAGGCGTCGTCCTCGACACGATGTTCATCGACGAGGGATTCGGCACCCTCGACGCGGACACCCTCGACTCGGTGATGGGCGTGCTCGACGAGCTTCGTGACGGCGGCCGGGTGGTCGGGATCGTCAGTCACGTCGACGAGATGCGTCAGCGAATCCCGAGCCGGCTGCACGTGATTCGCGGACGCACCGGCTCCACCGTGGAGGTGGTCGCCGGCTGA
- a CDS encoding DNA recombination protein RmuC — protein sequence MNALAALGMLLALAAGTALGWLLHAARSSDRAARAEAQLAALRENEALLRQSLGAVSEDSARRHSGAIGEQISRLVGPLHEAVGALAEQVDHVERNRVHAYAGLSEQVEGMHRTSQMLSTQTNRLVTALRAPQIRGRWGEIQLERVVELAGMVRHCDFDTQVSKDGVRPDLLVYLAGGKQIVVDAKVPFAAYLDAAQTEDPTAREQHLIRHARQLRTHVDQLADKTYWESFDPTPEFVVLFVPGDPFLDAALIADSGLLEHAFSRNVILATPTTLIALLRTIAHTWRQEALSQDAAKIHQLGRELYSRLGTVGAHLDRLGSQLGKAVDSFNLTVASMESRVTVTARKLHDLDVFDGDVTEVSAVDSWPRRTNLEDLSGSTGHANEAS from the coding sequence ATGAATGCACTCGCTGCACTCGGAATGCTCCTGGCGCTGGCCGCGGGCACCGCCCTCGGGTGGCTGTTGCACGCGGCGCGGAGCAGTGATCGGGCAGCGCGAGCGGAGGCACAGCTCGCCGCGCTGCGCGAGAACGAGGCCCTCCTCCGGCAGTCGCTCGGCGCGGTCAGCGAAGACTCCGCCCGCCGCCACTCGGGTGCGATCGGCGAGCAGATCTCGCGACTGGTCGGGCCGCTGCACGAGGCCGTCGGCGCCCTGGCGGAACAGGTGGACCACGTCGAACGCAACCGCGTTCACGCGTACGCCGGGCTCAGTGAGCAGGTCGAGGGCATGCACCGCACCTCACAGATGCTGTCCACGCAGACGAACAGACTCGTCACGGCGCTGCGGGCGCCGCAGATCCGGGGCAGGTGGGGCGAGATCCAACTCGAGCGGGTGGTCGAACTGGCCGGGATGGTCCGGCACTGCGACTTCGACACCCAGGTGTCGAAGGACGGTGTCCGTCCCGACCTGCTCGTGTACCTCGCGGGCGGCAAGCAGATCGTGGTCGACGCCAAGGTCCCGTTCGCGGCGTATTTGGACGCCGCGCAGACGGAAGACCCGACCGCCAGGGAACAGCACCTCATCCGGCACGCCCGGCAGCTGCGCACGCACGTCGACCAGTTGGCCGACAAGACGTATTGGGAGTCGTTCGACCCGACGCCGGAGTTCGTGGTCCTGTTCGTGCCCGGTGACCCGTTCCTGGACGCGGCGCTGATCGCCGACTCCGGGCTGCTCGAGCACGCGTTCTCGCGGAACGTGATCCTCGCCACCCCCACCACTCTCATCGCGTTGCTGCGGACCATCGCGCACACCTGGCGGCAGGAGGCGCTGTCGCAGGACGCCGCGAAGATCCACCAACTCGGCCGGGAGCTGTATTCGCGGCTGGGCACGGTCGGCGCGCATCTCGACCGCCTCGGCTCACAACTCGGCAAGGCCGTCGACTCGTTCAATCTCACCGTCGCGTCGATGGAGTCCCGGGTCACAGTCACCGCCCGCAAGCTCCACGACCTCGACGTGTTCGACGGCGACGTCACCGAGGTCAGCGCCGTCGATTCGTGGCCGCGACGCACAAATCTCGAGGATCTCTCAGGCTCTACCGGTCACGCCAACGAGGCTAGTTAA
- a CDS encoding carbon starvation CstA family protein, which translates to MALRAAPESEIEYLKTDPDLPAVGVVDRTPISPAARITFAVLGLLGGIAWVMIAFIRGENINAVWFVVAAVCTYLIAYRFYARMIERKLVQPRDDRATPAEILENGKDYMPTDRRVLFGHHFAAIAGAGPLVGPVLAAQMGYLPGTLWIIIGVVFAGAVQDFLVLWISTKRRGRSLGQMARDELGLVGGVAAMIGVFVIMIILIAVLALVVVNALAESPWGVFSIAMTIPIALFMGVYLRYLRPGKVAEVSLIGVVLLLLAIVSGGWVADTGWGADWFTLSKVTIAWLMIAYGFAASVLPVWLLLAPRDYLSTFMKIGTIILLAIGILVAQPTIKMPDVTTFAIQGNGPAFAGSLFPFLFITIACGALSGFHALISSGTTPKLLAKEKQMRLIGYGGMLTESFVAIMALVTACIIDQHLYFALNAPATLTGGTPETAAAYVNGLGLSSPNISPDTLSQAAENVGEESIISRTGGAPTLAFGMSEVLSQFLGGAALKSFWYHFAIMFEALFILTTVDAGTRVARFMLSDSLGNFGGPARKFKDPSWRVGAWVCSLAVVGLWGAILLMGVTDPLGGINTLFPLFGIANQLLAAIALMVVLAIVMKRGLFKWAWIPGVPLVWDLIVTMTASWQKIFSGNTAVGYWSQHAAFKEAKEAGKTSFGSAKTPEAIDAVIRNTFIQGTLSIVFAGLVLVVVVAGALVCIKAFRAGGLPTTESPEQPSKIFAPAGFVPTAAEKELDKEWNELIASGVVRAPGAAHTHTDRAHHHDE; encoded by the coding sequence ATGGCCCTGAGAGCCGCCCCCGAATCCGAGATCGAGTATCTGAAAACGGATCCGGATCTGCCAGCGGTCGGCGTCGTGGACCGCACCCCCATCTCACCGGCGGCGCGGATCACGTTCGCCGTCCTCGGCCTCCTCGGTGGCATCGCCTGGGTGATGATCGCGTTCATCCGCGGCGAGAACATCAACGCCGTCTGGTTCGTGGTGGCCGCCGTCTGCACGTACCTCATCGCCTACCGCTTCTACGCGCGGATGATCGAGCGCAAACTCGTCCAGCCCCGTGACGACCGGGCCACCCCCGCCGAAATCCTGGAAAACGGCAAGGACTACATGCCGACGGACCGGCGGGTGCTGTTCGGGCACCACTTCGCCGCAATCGCCGGCGCAGGTCCCCTCGTCGGTCCCGTCCTCGCCGCACAGATGGGCTACCTGCCCGGCACGCTGTGGATCATCATCGGCGTCGTCTTCGCCGGAGCGGTCCAGGACTTCCTCGTCCTGTGGATCTCGACGAAACGCCGCGGACGCAGCCTCGGTCAGATGGCTCGCGACGAACTCGGCCTCGTCGGCGGTGTGGCCGCCATGATCGGCGTCTTCGTCATCATGATCATCCTCATCGCTGTACTCGCCCTCGTCGTCGTCAACGCGCTCGCGGAAAGCCCGTGGGGCGTCTTCTCGATCGCCATGACCATCCCGATCGCCCTGTTCATGGGCGTCTACCTGCGGTACCTGCGCCCGGGCAAGGTCGCGGAGGTGTCGCTGATCGGCGTCGTGCTGCTGCTCCTCGCCATCGTGTCCGGCGGCTGGGTCGCCGACACCGGTTGGGGCGCCGACTGGTTCACGCTCTCCAAGGTGACCATCGCCTGGCTGATGATCGCCTACGGTTTCGCCGCCTCCGTCCTGCCCGTGTGGCTGCTGCTGGCCCCGCGCGACTACCTGTCGACGTTCATGAAGATCGGCACGATCATCCTGCTGGCCATCGGCATCCTGGTCGCGCAGCCCACCATCAAGATGCCCGACGTCACGACGTTCGCCATCCAGGGCAACGGTCCCGCGTTCGCGGGCTCGCTGTTCCCGTTCCTGTTCATCACGATCGCGTGCGGCGCGCTGTCGGGCTTCCACGCCCTCATCTCCTCCGGCACCACACCCAAGCTGCTGGCGAAGGAAAAGCAGATGCGGCTGATCGGATACGGGGGCATGCTCACCGAGTCGTTCGTCGCGATCATGGCGCTCGTCACCGCGTGCATCATCGACCAGCACCTGTATTTCGCGCTCAACGCGCCGGCCACCCTCACCGGCGGAACCCCCGAGACGGCCGCCGCCTACGTGAACGGCCTCGGACTGTCCAGCCCGAACATCAGCCCCGACACCCTCTCGCAGGCCGCGGAGAACGTGGGCGAGGAGTCGATCATCTCCCGCACCGGCGGTGCCCCGACGCTCGCGTTCGGCATGTCGGAAGTGCTCAGCCAGTTCCTCGGCGGCGCCGCCCTCAAGTCGTTCTGGTATCACTTCGCGATCATGTTCGAGGCGCTGTTCATCCTCACCACCGTCGACGCAGGCACCCGTGTCGCCCGGTTCATGCTGTCGGACTCGCTCGGCAACTTCGGTGGACCCGCCCGCAAGTTCAAGGATCCGTCGTGGCGCGTCGGAGCCTGGGTGTGCTCGCTGGCCGTCGTCGGACTGTGGGGCGCGATCCTGCTCATGGGCGTCACCGACCCGCTCGGTGGAATCAACACCCTGTTCCCGCTCTTCGGCATCGCGAACCAGCTGCTCGCCGCGATCGCGCTGATGGTGGTCCTCGCCATCGTCATGAAGAGGGGCCTCTTCAAATGGGCATGGATTCCGGGCGTTCCCCTCGTCTGGGACCTGATCGTCACCATGACGGCGTCCTGGCAGAAGATCTTCTCCGGCAACACCGCCGTCGGCTACTGGTCCCAGCACGCCGCGTTCAAGGAGGCGAAGGAAGCCGGCAAGACCAGCTTCGGTTCCGCCAAGACTCCCGAGGCCATCGACGCCGTCATCCGCAACACGTTCATCCAGGGCACCCTGTCGATCGTGTTCGCCGGACTCGTCCTCGTCGTCGTGGTGGCCGGAGCGCTCGTCTGCATCAAGGCATTCCGGGCGGGTGGACTGCCGACCACCGAGTCACCCGAGCAACCGTCGAAGATCTTCGCGCCCGCCGGGTTCGTCCCCACCGCCGCCGAGAAGGAACTCGACAAGGAGTGGAACGAACTCATCGCATCGGGCGTCGTGCGCGCACCCGGTGCTGCACACACCCACACGGACCGGGCACATCACCATGATGAATAG
- a CDS encoding DUF6542 domain-containing protein, whose product MSATQRARSGVPLDRRSIVPTVPGLPWWGVILLAVGVTFVGFAVDAARGTELTAAFSTFYFLGCVLAVAAAGNRALFTAIVQPPLILFVAVPLGQSLIADENSTALKDLAINVAYPLVNRFPVMLAATVVTLLIGGLRLFLLQQRKTGPARTSERRRAQRAPRAARPRRAPEESEQSPPPRRARDKDAAREHPRSARRAATPPPRRSSSSGGRTAPPPPMVDRAAQAPRSAPPRTSQAPRSVPPRTTPRPWPNPDVPAHPIPQVRYRDRYEPPFETEQPR is encoded by the coding sequence GTGTCTGCAACCCAACGTGCTCGCTCTGGGGTGCCGCTCGACAGGCGGTCGATTGTCCCTACGGTCCCCGGTCTCCCCTGGTGGGGTGTCATTCTCCTGGCCGTCGGAGTCACCTTTGTCGGATTCGCTGTCGATGCGGCTCGTGGCACGGAACTCACGGCTGCGTTCTCCACGTTTTATTTCCTCGGCTGCGTTCTCGCCGTGGCGGCTGCCGGCAATCGGGCGCTGTTCACCGCGATCGTCCAGCCGCCGCTGATCCTGTTCGTCGCGGTGCCGCTCGGGCAGAGTCTCATCGCGGACGAGAACAGCACCGCACTGAAAGACCTGGCGATCAACGTCGCATATCCGCTGGTCAACCGTTTTCCGGTGATGCTCGCCGCCACCGTGGTGACCCTGCTGATCGGCGGCCTCCGCCTCTTCCTGCTGCAGCAACGCAAGACCGGTCCCGCCCGTACGTCCGAGCGGCGACGCGCGCAGCGGGCGCCACGCGCCGCCCGCCCTCGGCGCGCACCCGAGGAGTCGGAGCAGTCTCCGCCGCCGCGCCGGGCGCGTGACAAGGACGCTGCGCGGGAACATCCCCGCTCGGCGCGACGGGCAGCCACCCCACCGCCTCGTCGCTCCTCGTCGTCGGGAGGACGCACCGCGCCCCCACCACCGATGGTCGACCGGGCAGCGCAGGCTCCCCGCTCGGCGCCTCCGCGCACCAGTCAGGCGCCGCGTTCGGTCCCGCCGCGGACGACGCCGCGACCCTGGCCGAACCCCGACGTGCCGGCCCACCCCATTCCGCAGGTGCGCTACCGCGACCGGTACGAGCCGCCGTTCGAGACGGAGCAGCCCCGCTAG